In a genomic window of Rhododendron vialii isolate Sample 1 chromosome 12a, ASM3025357v1:
- the LOC131310599 gene encoding T-complex protein 1 subunit delta — translation MAVQASRQASSKTESYVDNKRKEDIRRANIVAARAVADAVRTSLGPKGMDKMISTASGEVIITNDGATILNKMEVLQPAAKMLVELSKSQDVVAGDGTTTVVVIAGALLKQCLSLLDAGIHPTVISDALHKASLKAVDVLTAMAVPVELSDRESLVKSASTSLNSKVVSQYSTLLAPLAVDAVLSVVDPEKPDLIDLRDVKIVKKLGGTVDDTELVKGLVFDKKASHAAGGPTRVDNAKIAVIQFQISPPKTDIEQSIVVSDYTQMDRILKEERNYILGMIKKIKATGCNVLLIQKSILRDAVTDLSLHYLAKAKIMVIKDVERDEIEFITKTLNCLPIANIEHFRAEKLGYADLVEEASLGDGKIVKITGIKDMGRTTTVLVRGSNQLVLDEAERSLHDALCVVRCLVNKKFLIAGGGAPEIELSRQLGAWAKVLQGMESYCVRSFAEALEVIPYTLAENAGLNPITIVTELRNRHAQGEINAGINVRKGQITNILEENVVQPLLVSTSAITLATECVRMILKIDDIVTVR, via the exons atGGCCGTCCAAGCCTCACGCCAAGCCTCATCAAAAACCGAGTCCTACGTGGACAACAAGCGCAAGGAAGACATCCGCCGCGCCAACATCGTGGCCGCACGGGCCGTGGCCGACGCCGTCCGGACCAGCCTGGGCCCCAAGGGCATGGACAAGATGATCTCCACCGCCTCGGGCGAGGTCATCATCACCAACGACGGCGCCACCATCCTCAACAAGATGGAGGTCCTCCAGCCCGCCGCCAAGATGCTCGTCGAGCTCTCCAAGTCCCAGGACGTCGTCGCCGGCGACGGAACCACCACCGTCGTCGTCATCGCCGGCGCTCTCCTCAAGCAGTGCCTCTCCCTCCTCGACGCCGGCATTCACCCCACCGTCATCTCCGATGCTCTCCACAAGGCCTCGCTCAAAGCCGTCGACGTTTTGACCGCCATGGCTGTGCCGGTCGAGCTATCGGATCGAGAATCACTCGTAAAGTCCGCCAGTACTTCACTCAACAGCAAG GTGGTAAGTCAGTACTCTACTCTCCTCGCCCCTCTTGCTGTAGACGCTGTGCTGTCTGTTGTGGACCCCGAAAAACCCGATTTGATCGATCTCCGTGACGTCAAGATTGTGAAGAAGCTCGGAGGGACAGTGGACGACACTGAGCTTGTAAAAGGTTTGGTATTTGATAAAAAGGCGAGTCACGCTGCTGGAGGTCCAACTAGGGTTGATAATGCGAAAATTGCTGTTATTCAGTTTCAGATTTCGCCCCCTAAGACGGATATAGAACAATCTATTGTTGTTTCGGATTATACCCAAATGGATAGGATTTTGAAAGAGGAGAGGAATTATATTTTGGGTATGATTAAGAAGATTAAGGCTACTGGGTGTAATGTGTTGTTGATTCAGAAGAGTATTTTGAGGGATGCTGTGACTGATTTGTCGCTGCATTATCTTGCGAAAGCCAAGATTATGGTGATAAAGGACGTTGAGCGCGATGAGATAGAGTTCATTACAAAGACTCTCAACTGTCTGCCTATTGCTAACATTGAGCATTTCCGCGCTGAGAAGTTGGGTTATGCGGATTTGGTTGAGGAGGCTTCACTTGGGGATGGGAAGATTGTGAAGATTACAGGAATCAAGGACATGGGTCGGACCACGACTGTGCTTGTTCGTGGGTCGAATCAGTTGGTCCTTGATGAGGCAGAGAGAAGCTTGCATGATGCTCTCTGTGTTGTGAGGTGTTTGGTCAATAAGAAGTTTCTGATTGCAGGCGGTGGTGCACCAGAGATAGAGCTTTCGAGGCAGTTGGGTGCATGGGCTAAGGTTTTGCAAGGGATGGAGAGTTACTGCGTGCGATCTTTTGCAGAGGCACTTGAAGTTATTCCCTATACCTTGGCGGAGAATGCAGGTTTGAACCCAATAACAATTGTTACAGAGCTTAGGAATCGGCATGCGCAGGGCGAGATCAATGCTGGAATCAATGTGAGGAAGGGGCAGATTACTAACATCTTGGAAGAGAATGTGGTACAACCTTTGCTAGTTAGTACTAGTGCAATTACTCTTGCTACGGAATGTGTGCGGATGATCTTGAAGATTGATGACATTGTCACAGTTAGGTAG